A portion of the Rahnella variigena genome contains these proteins:
- a CDS encoding DotU family type IV/VI secretion system protein gives MMTLLNCYLPLFRQVTAFFINPQDDADYAGFREKCITLLQQALNESERHHEPQECEDAFFAVVLWIDERVLRSQAAWVKNWRSNLLQKYYFDISVGGEEFFVWLDAIDKENVSLRMVYLFCLLMGFHGKYTHQDASLLQQRIDDERQCLPEAWRHWPNDALLVEQDGGCIEKNSVVIKKIRQRKWLLLSLPLVIYVLVMFAGLGMFIG, from the coding sequence ATGATGACTTTACTGAATTGTTATTTGCCGTTGTTCCGGCAGGTCACCGCGTTCTTTATTAATCCGCAGGATGATGCGGATTACGCCGGGTTTCGCGAAAAATGCATAACGTTATTACAGCAGGCATTAAATGAATCTGAACGCCATCATGAACCTCAGGAATGTGAAGACGCCTTTTTTGCGGTCGTGCTTTGGATTGATGAAAGGGTATTACGTTCACAAGCGGCCTGGGTGAAAAACTGGCGCAGTAATTTACTGCAAAAATATTATTTTGATATTTCCGTCGGCGGTGAGGAGTTTTTTGTCTGGCTTGATGCAATTGATAAAGAAAATGTCTCACTCAGAATGGTGTATTTATTCTGTCTGCTGATGGGATTTCACGGTAAATATACTCATCAGGACGCTTCGTTGTTGCAGCAACGTATTGACGATGAACGTCAGTGCCTGCCCGAAGCCTGGCGTCATTGGCCAAATGATGCTTTGCTGGTAGAGCAGGACGGCGGATGCATTGAAAAAAACAGTGTTGTGATAAAAAAAATCCGTCAACGAAAGTGGTTATTACTCTCATTGCCCCTGGTTATTTATGTGTTGGTTATGTTCGCTGGCTTAGGAATGTTTATCGGATAA
- the tssK gene encoding type VI secretion system baseplate subunit TssK, which produces MYPEQQQIYWHSGLYLQPQHFQSLDLHYEWSLAEHLRLAQPYNYGLIELTINEAALSDYVISVEQIRCILPGGTLLSQPGNSLVEKRNFRDMWKQRDQPLTLWLALRRFDPLHSNVTTLEKEHDRAVTRWINTSEERVMKDVYDHAPDATVARLCYNVRLLTDVEKADAVDCECIPLTRLRYENESVIIDPAFSAPAVTLFGSGSLGKLIETLYFEMSARARKLEEYKRSERLVSDADRGDQVTQLLAMRSLNRVLPQLKSFCQARQIHPWQVYNVLCQLIGELSSFNDSCSFLGEWRDGENPLQAYNHNDLLSCFDSARKTLITLLNSLVLEDNTYITLENDQQGVFIGDFDTTQSKDAEMVLLLLRSASMPMENRQVKNPGGIKLASPKVIEPLIQHALPGIPVTRCPQPPRGVPNRSDSHYFMVEQDSDLWRKASQHNSIAFYWPDMPDDLQVQIIFVVPS; this is translated from the coding sequence ATGTATCCGGAACAACAACAAATTTACTGGCACTCAGGGCTTTATCTTCAGCCTCAGCATTTTCAGTCACTTGACCTGCATTACGAATGGAGTCTGGCTGAACATCTGCGTCTTGCCCAACCCTATAATTACGGGCTGATTGAGCTGACAATAAATGAGGCAGCGCTAAGCGATTACGTCATCAGCGTTGAGCAGATCCGTTGTATTTTACCCGGCGGCACGTTGCTGTCGCAACCGGGTAACAGCCTGGTAGAAAAGCGCAATTTCCGCGATATGTGGAAACAGCGTGATCAGCCACTGACACTCTGGCTGGCGCTGCGCCGGTTCGATCCTTTACACAGTAATGTCACGACGCTGGAAAAAGAGCATGACCGTGCGGTCACCCGCTGGATAAATACCAGCGAAGAGCGGGTGATGAAAGATGTCTATGACCACGCCCCCGACGCGACGGTGGCGCGCCTTTGTTACAACGTAAGATTGCTGACCGATGTCGAAAAAGCCGATGCCGTTGACTGTGAGTGTATTCCGCTCACCCGGCTGCGTTATGAAAACGAAAGCGTGATTATTGATCCGGCATTTTCGGCGCCTGCGGTGACGCTCTTTGGATCGGGCAGCCTCGGTAAACTGATCGAAACACTCTATTTTGAAATGAGTGCCCGTGCCCGAAAACTTGAAGAATATAAGCGTTCTGAACGTCTGGTCAGTGACGCAGACCGTGGTGATCAGGTGACTCAACTATTGGCTATGCGTTCGCTGAACCGCGTGCTACCCCAGCTGAAAAGCTTTTGTCAGGCCCGTCAGATCCATCCGTGGCAGGTATATAACGTATTGTGCCAGCTGATCGGTGAACTCTCCTCCTTCAACGACAGTTGTTCTTTCCTGGGTGAATGGCGTGACGGTGAAAATCCGCTACAGGCCTATAACCATAATGATCTGCTGAGCTGTTTTGACAGTGCGCGTAAGACATTGATTACTCTGCTCAACAGTCTGGTTCTCGAAGACAACACTTACATCACTCTAGAGAACGATCAGCAGGGTGTGTTCATCGGCGATTTCGACACTACACAAAGTAAAGATGCTGAAATGGTGTTGTTGCTTTTACGTTCAGCCAGCATGCCGATGGAAAATCGTCAGGTCAAAAATCCGGGTGGCATCAAACTGGCGTCGCCAAAAGTAATTGAACCGCTGATCCAGCATGCCTTGCCGGGGATCCCTGTGACGCGTTGTCCTCAACCGCCACGTGGTGTGCCTAACCGCAGCGACTCGCATTATTTCATGGTTGAGCAAGACAGCGATTTGTGGCGTAAAGCCAGTCAGCACAACAGCATTGCTTTTTACTGGCCGGATATGCCTGACGATCTTCAGGTACAGATTATTTTTGTGGTGCCGTCATGA
- the tssH gene encoding type VI secretion system ATPase TssH — protein sequence MGSYLKKIVEKMNVGARECLDAAISLAVSRTHHEVEIEHLLLAVVTRQPAMIEQLCLNAGLRGDALVDALKTSLNQQRSGNTRSPVLSELLVEHLEKSWLHASTCWQQMQLPVQAFLGSLIANEKDIQTHLCPALQQALVCQADRADQLLRDACVHNASVSAAAPVDHNADSAVMKFTRNLTEQARNATLDPALGREQEIRQLIDVLLRRRQNNPVLTGEPGVGKTALVEGLAQRITQGSVPEALKNMEILSLDMGLLQAGASVKGEFENRLQTLLREIKEYPSPVILFIDEAHTLIGAGGQAGQNDAANLLKPALARGEMRVMAATTWAEYKKYFEKDAALARRFQVIKVAEPDEETATAMLRSLKPALSQHHGVQILESALVAAVRLSSRYISGRQLPDKSISLLDTACARVAISQCHEPKEIEDLNALLSNIHTERESLLEEGDNATRLKWLDQRESELTLSLEKLLPVWRQQQDLVVQITACEDVAQTAALRTQLAEMHKDHALVYDCVDAVCVADVIAGWTGIPLGRMVEKEQQQLSDLVARLESRVIGQSHALATIAQQIRIGRANLADPVKPTGVFMLAGPSGVGKTETALALSELLFGGEQSLITINMSEYQEAHSVSGLKGSPPGYVGYGQGGVLTEAVRRRPYSVVLLDEVEKAHPDVMEMFYQVFDKGVMEDAEGQLINFRNTLIILTSNLASDLVMTACAAGSTDQNALTRLLRPEFDKFFRPALMGRLQLIPYLPVVGETLAKIIRLKLDKVCKRFIAAGEGNSDLTYSEKVVEFMASRCQVEQSGAREIDAVLNRELLPLLTDRLLAVESKADIRLQIGVSKDQLTLTKQPAVKRSAAKQPA from the coding sequence ATGGGTAGCTACCTGAAGAAAATTGTAGAAAAAATGAATGTCGGGGCTCGTGAATGCCTCGATGCGGCGATAAGTCTGGCGGTCAGCCGGACACACCATGAAGTGGAAATCGAGCACTTACTGCTGGCGGTGGTGACTCGCCAGCCAGCCATGATTGAGCAACTCTGCCTGAATGCTGGGTTGCGCGGCGATGCGCTGGTCGATGCATTGAAAACCAGCCTGAATCAGCAGCGCAGCGGCAATACGCGCAGTCCGGTGTTATCGGAATTACTGGTGGAGCATCTTGAAAAATCCTGGCTTCATGCCAGCACCTGCTGGCAACAAATGCAGCTTCCGGTACAGGCGTTTCTCGGCAGTCTGATTGCCAATGAAAAAGACATTCAGACGCACCTTTGCCCCGCGCTACAGCAGGCATTGGTGTGTCAGGCGGATCGCGCCGATCAGTTACTGCGTGACGCTTGTGTGCACAATGCCAGTGTCAGCGCAGCCGCGCCGGTGGATCATAACGCGGATTCTGCGGTGATGAAATTCACCCGTAATCTGACCGAACAGGCGCGCAACGCGACGCTTGATCCGGCACTCGGACGCGAACAGGAAATTCGTCAGCTGATTGATGTGCTGTTGCGTCGCCGTCAGAACAATCCGGTACTGACCGGTGAGCCGGGGGTAGGGAAAACGGCGCTGGTCGAAGGACTGGCTCAGCGTATTACGCAAGGCAGCGTGCCGGAAGCCTTGAAGAATATGGAAATTTTATCGCTGGATATGGGGCTGTTACAGGCCGGTGCCAGCGTCAAAGGCGAATTTGAAAATCGTCTGCAAACGCTGTTACGTGAAATCAAAGAATATCCGTCTCCGGTGATCCTGTTTATCGATGAGGCTCACACGCTAATTGGTGCTGGTGGTCAGGCAGGGCAAAACGATGCCGCAAACCTGCTTAAACCTGCTCTGGCGCGAGGAGAAATGCGCGTGATGGCAGCCACTACCTGGGCGGAATACAAAAAGTATTTTGAAAAAGACGCCGCACTGGCACGTCGTTTTCAGGTCATTAAAGTGGCGGAACCGGATGAAGAAACTGCCACCGCCATGCTGCGCTCGCTGAAACCGGCGCTGAGCCAGCATCACGGTGTGCAGATCCTCGAAAGTGCGCTGGTGGCCGCCGTTCGCTTGTCCAGCCGCTATATATCAGGCCGTCAGCTGCCGGACAAATCGATTAGCCTGCTGGATACTGCCTGCGCCCGTGTGGCGATCTCGCAATGCCATGAGCCTAAGGAAATCGAAGATCTCAACGCGCTGCTCAGCAACATTCATACCGAACGGGAAAGCCTGCTCGAAGAAGGAGATAACGCCACAAGGTTGAAATGGCTGGATCAGCGTGAAAGCGAACTTACCCTGAGCTTAGAGAAACTGCTGCCCGTCTGGCGGCAACAGCAAGATTTGGTGGTGCAGATCACCGCGTGTGAGGACGTGGCGCAGACCGCTGCACTGCGTACCCAGCTGGCGGAGATGCATAAAGATCATGCTTTGGTTTATGACTGTGTCGATGCGGTCTGTGTCGCAGATGTGATCGCCGGGTGGACAGGTATTCCGCTGGGCAGAATGGTGGAAAAAGAGCAGCAACAGCTTAGCGATCTGGTCGCGCGGCTGGAAAGCCGGGTGATCGGGCAATCCCATGCATTAGCGACAATTGCACAACAAATCCGCATCGGCCGCGCCAATCTTGCTGATCCGGTTAAGCCAACCGGCGTCTTTATGCTGGCCGGGCCTTCTGGCGTCGGTAAAACAGAAACGGCGCTGGCCTTGTCCGAACTGCTTTTCGGCGGTGAACAAAGTCTGATTACCATCAATATGTCTGAATATCAGGAAGCGCATTCGGTGTCCGGACTGAAAGGATCGCCGCCGGGGTATGTTGGCTATGGACAGGGTGGCGTGCTGACCGAGGCGGTGCGCCGTCGCCCTTACAGCGTGGTGCTGCTTGATGAAGTGGAGAAAGCGCACCCTGATGTGATGGAAATGTTCTACCAGGTGTTCGACAAAGGCGTGATGGAAGACGCCGAAGGTCAGCTGATTAACTTCCGTAATACGCTCATTATTCTGACCAGCAACCTGGCAAGCGATCTGGTGATGACCGCCTGCGCAGCCGGAAGTACCGATCAAAATGCGCTGACCCGGTTATTGCGCCCTGAATTCGACAAATTCTTCCGTCCTGCGCTGATGGGCCGTTTGCAACTGATCCCGTATCTGCCGGTTGTGGGCGAAACGCTGGCAAAAATCATCCGCCTCAAACTCGATAAAGTCTGCAAACGCTTTATCGCCGCGGGTGAAGGCAACTCAGATCTGACTTACAGCGAGAAAGTGGTGGAGTTTATGGCCAGCCGCTGTCAGGTGGAACAAAGCGGGGCGCGCGAAATTGATGCCGTGCTGAACCGGGAATTGCTGCCGCTGCTGACCGATCGCCTGCTGGCGGTAGAAAGCAAAGCTGATATCCGCCTGCAAATTGGTGTCAGTAAAGATCAGCTCACACTGACCAAACAGCCAGCAGTGAAACGCTCTGCTGCGAAACAACCCGCCTGA
- a CDS encoding type VI secretion system protein translates to MMWFVVILTILIARFIWGFSSGITQAKYIAALKAKFKLTRLEYVLSEHWKTGAAVIKRIRRRKQPIPWFILTGGRSGKTTLMAGAGLPLFSNEPESSLVVPTRTLRWWFFRSAGFLDLSSHFLSKTPAFERGWLRLVNWCGRLPAPAGIVVCVSVTELLEKDEAALHLHARHIRTQIEPLVNKVRRRLPVYLFITCCDRVAGFSHWANKLSPAQRQQPLGYYWRHSPVVDGKDPALLDPLFTCVKDGLDKVRVSQLSGGEPDGETLPLMNFPEQLPQLQPALQRYLAALCEPDAYFQPAELGGIWFTATEPVSKNSATRQAVFVHDLMTRILPILSRQREVVPVGFGRRYLQQWGMLTFSALAVLYVLVSGYFVHNLTGVLHEKADVTAQVQQLENIEGWSKTPVRYLPFVPVLNQRHAQLEASIMAATPRDNINIRQIANQYREQFEQADAPQKRTMILTLARTLITKQAMWEKQPLSELMKQEPIPAELSLTGATLALPQSQDAVLQRALLQQPGGEEQLTVLRELLGRLVNSDPQTEWLVAPSEDLTPVNLTDFLPASADKTYLSGLWTLQGTAEIQHWLDEIRLAGGNTPMPELAAFEQRWPILRQTQWMKMMLAMNQQPAPVLADEQWQATLIALDQGHSPSMKFAAYANEQLEDISVTQAQFWLRELRRLHQLQTMPLPGALMPRFSRLQQSMQQKIVALLKLDSKTQTPAISELNVKNWNAWEAGLHAAVADVFATPKNSDRLTRGLFQTDEKGDSNPLQLLESRFNVLRKSLSTERPDFATDAVWALYQNDSRWLVAHAMQRSGCWLQQQWQSRVLWPMENNASRLEYQDQQDLAWQYLSDFIRGPAKSVLVVDDSGPKAGEFSGQTPGLTPEFLRMVNHVLRPDDVLAMPERENTRSDDALAALKEEQTQLEAQMAALETKTLELTLKSQPATIPGGARLMPTGTRLTLFCDEQQWKLNSMNFSEQAPFRWRAGHCSRASLVINFPGFDLTYEYFGDAAWPDFLEDFANGQHSFKADDFPDDAAQLASLGIKEVMVRYQAGAQNRIQETWQQWQELRQALNDNADAQQDARSKKAEKQRPAALNSGFSQLPVRITDCH, encoded by the coding sequence ATGATGTGGTTTGTTGTGATCCTGACAATTTTAATTGCCCGCTTCATTTGGGGGTTTTCTTCAGGGATTACACAAGCGAAATATATTGCAGCCCTTAAAGCAAAATTCAAACTGACCCGGCTGGAATATGTATTATCCGAGCACTGGAAAACGGGTGCGGCGGTAATTAAACGCATCAGAAGACGTAAACAGCCTATTCCCTGGTTTATTCTGACGGGCGGACGAAGCGGTAAAACAACCCTGATGGCGGGCGCCGGATTACCTCTGTTTTCTAATGAACCGGAAAGTTCGCTGGTGGTGCCGACGCGCACCCTGCGCTGGTGGTTTTTCCGTTCAGCAGGCTTTCTGGATCTTTCCAGCCATTTTCTGAGTAAAACGCCCGCCTTTGAACGTGGCTGGCTGCGGCTGGTGAACTGGTGCGGTCGTTTGCCTGCCCCGGCAGGAATAGTGGTGTGCGTTTCTGTCACCGAACTGCTCGAAAAAGATGAAGCTGCATTGCATCTGCATGCGCGACATATCCGCACGCAAATCGAACCGCTGGTCAATAAAGTCAGACGCCGTCTGCCGGTGTACCTGTTCATTACCTGCTGCGACCGCGTAGCCGGGTTCAGTCACTGGGCTAACAAACTCTCGCCAGCCCAGCGTCAGCAGCCTTTAGGTTATTACTGGCGCCATTCTCCGGTCGTAGATGGTAAAGATCCGGCGCTGCTGGATCCCCTTTTTACCTGCGTGAAAGACGGACTGGATAAAGTACGGGTCAGCCAGCTTTCCGGTGGCGAACCTGACGGCGAGACGCTGCCGCTGATGAACTTTCCGGAACAGTTGCCGCAGTTACAACCCGCGCTGCAACGCTATCTGGCGGCCTTGTGCGAACCGGATGCGTACTTTCAACCGGCGGAGTTAGGCGGGATCTGGTTTACCGCTACGGAGCCGGTCAGTAAAAACAGTGCCACGCGTCAGGCTGTCTTTGTCCATGATCTGATGACGCGGATTTTACCGATATTAAGCCGTCAGCGTGAAGTCGTGCCCGTCGGGTTTGGCCGGCGTTATCTGCAGCAATGGGGAATGCTGACTTTCAGCGCACTTGCGGTCTTATATGTGCTGGTGAGCGGCTATTTTGTCCACAATCTGACAGGTGTCTTACACGAAAAAGCCGATGTAACGGCACAGGTTCAGCAACTGGAAAACATCGAAGGCTGGAGCAAGACACCTGTGCGTTACCTGCCTTTTGTGCCGGTGCTCAACCAGCGTCATGCGCAACTTGAGGCCAGTATCATGGCGGCAACGCCACGCGATAACATTAACATCCGCCAGATTGCTAACCAGTATCGGGAACAATTTGAACAGGCCGATGCGCCGCAAAAAAGGACCATGATCCTGACGCTGGCACGTACGCTGATCACTAAACAGGCCATGTGGGAAAAGCAGCCGTTAAGTGAACTGATGAAGCAGGAGCCTATTCCCGCTGAACTCAGCCTGACCGGGGCGACGCTTGCCTTGCCACAGTCGCAAGATGCGGTGTTGCAGCGAGCCTTGTTGCAACAGCCCGGTGGCGAAGAACAACTCACCGTGCTGCGTGAATTGCTGGGCCGTCTGGTGAACAGTGATCCGCAAACTGAGTGGTTAGTGGCACCGTCTGAAGATCTGACGCCGGTAAATCTGACCGATTTCCTGCCTGCTTCTGCCGATAAAACTTACCTCAGCGGTCTGTGGACGTTGCAGGGCACCGCTGAAATTCAGCACTGGCTGGATGAAATTCGCCTGGCGGGCGGCAATACCCCGATGCCGGAACTGGCCGCATTTGAGCAACGCTGGCCAATCCTGCGCCAGACACAATGGATGAAGATGATGCTGGCCATGAACCAGCAACCTGCCCCCGTGCTGGCTGATGAGCAGTGGCAAGCCACGCTGATCGCTCTTGATCAGGGGCACAGTCCGTCGATGAAATTTGCCGCGTATGCGAATGAGCAACTGGAAGATATCAGCGTAACGCAAGCGCAGTTCTGGCTGCGCGAGTTGCGCCGCCTGCATCAGTTGCAAACTATGCCGTTACCCGGCGCGCTGATGCCTCGCTTCAGCAGACTGCAGCAATCCATGCAACAGAAAATAGTGGCACTGTTGAAACTCGATAGCAAAACGCAGACGCCTGCAATTTCCGAACTCAACGTGAAGAACTGGAATGCCTGGGAGGCCGGTCTGCACGCGGCAGTCGCGGATGTTTTTGCCACGCCGAAAAATAGTGACCGGCTGACCCGTGGATTGTTCCAGACCGATGAGAAGGGCGACAGTAATCCTCTGCAACTGCTTGAAAGCCGCTTTAACGTGTTGCGTAAAAGCCTCTCGACGGAACGCCCTGATTTCGCAACTGACGCGGTGTGGGCACTGTATCAAAACGACTCCCGCTGGCTGGTGGCGCATGCCATGCAACGTTCCGGCTGCTGGCTGCAACAGCAATGGCAGAGCCGTGTGCTGTGGCCGATGGAAAATAACGCCAGTCGTCTTGAGTATCAGGATCAGCAAGATCTGGCCTGGCAGTATCTGTCTGATTTTATTCGCGGACCGGCGAAAAGCGTGCTGGTGGTTGATGACAGCGGGCCGAAAGCGGGTGAATTCAGCGGGCAAACGCCGGGTCTGACACCGGAGTTCCTGCGGATGGTCAATCACGTGCTGCGCCCCGATGACGTACTGGCGATGCCGGAGCGTGAGAATACCCGCAGCGACGATGCACTGGCCGCTCTGAAAGAAGAACAAACTCAGCTCGAAGCACAAATGGCCGCACTGGAGACAAAAACGCTGGAACTGACGTTGAAAAGTCAGCCTGCCACCATTCCGGGCGGCGCGCGTTTGATGCCAACCGGCACCCGGCTGACGCTGTTTTGCGATGAACAGCAGTGGAAACTTAACAGCATGAACTTCAGCGAACAGGCGCCATTCCGCTGGCGGGCAGGGCACTGTAGCCGCGCATCTCTGGTGATTAATTTCCCGGGCTTTGACCTGACTTATGAATATTTTGGCGATGCCGCCTGGCCGGATTTCCTGGAAGATTTTGCCAATGGTCAGCACAGCTTTAAAGCCGATGACTTCCCGGATGACGCCGCGCAGCTGGCTTCACTGGGCATTAAAGAAGTGATGGTGCGCTATCAGGCTGGCGCGCAAAACCGGATCCAGGAAACCTGGCAGCAGTGGCAGGAGTTGCGTCAGGCACTGAATGACAATGCGGATGCGCAACAGGATGCCCGTAGCAAAAAAGCGGAAAAACAACGACCAGCGGCGCTGAACAGTGGGTTCTCGCAGTTACCGGTTCGTATCACCGATTGTCACTGA